The nucleotide sequence AAAAGTCCCCTACATAAATTCGCTGTTAAAAAATGTGTTTTTTGACGAAAATGAAGTGTTTTCGATCAAAAATGATCCATTTTCCTTTAATAACATTCAAAAACAGCTAATTTTTAATCGATTTGAAGGTCAGTTAAATACCGGAAAGATGATGCATGCCTTGATCAGAAAAGCTTCAGAAATGGGCATTTTAGTACTGAATAATGCTAATATCGTCTCATATTTAGATAAAAACGACCAAATATTGATAAAAATGCCCGAAAATGTCGAATTTTCATCAAAGAAGCTATTTATCGCTACAAATGGGTTTGCAAAACAACTTTTCTCAGAAGATGTAATACCCGCCAGGGCTCAAGTACTTATCACACATCCCATTAAGAATCTTCATATCAAGGGAACATTTCATTTAGATAGAGGATACTATTATTTTAGAAATGTAGGAGACAGGGTCTTATTTGGGGGTGGACGAAATTTAGATTTTAGTACGGAAGAAACTATGGATTTTGGAACTACCGGACTGGTACAGAACCGACTGGAAGAATTGCTTAGCACAACAATTTTACCAAACACTTCGTTTACTATAGATACCCGATGGAGCGGAATTATGGGCGTTGGCCAACAAAAAAAGCCTATCGTTAAACAACTTTCCAATAATGTTTACTGTGGCGTTAGGTTGGGTGGAATGGGCATTGCTATAGGAAGTTCTATCGGAAAG is from Constantimarinum furrinae and encodes:
- a CDS encoding NAD(P)/FAD-dependent oxidoreductase, coding for MNLSFWERDTWFSNIDFAVIGSGIVGLSCALSLRKRFPNAKIVVFEKGMLPSGASTKNAGFACFGSVSEILDDLRTHSEEEVVELIRARVNGLNLLRNTLGDSQLEFQQQGGYELFTEYDRELYENCLEKVPYINSLLKNVFFDENEVFSIKNDPFSFNNIQKQLIFNRFEGQLNTGKMMHALIRKASEMGILVLNNANIVSYLDKNDQILIKMPENVEFSSKKLFIATNGFAKQLFSEDVIPARAQVLITHPIKNLHIKGTFHLDRGYYYFRNVGDRVLFGGGRNLDFSTEETMDFGTTGLVQNRLEELLSTTILPNTSFTIDTRWSGIMGVGQQKKPIVKQLSNNVYCGVRLGGMGIAIGSSIGKQLADLLPSS